The genomic window GTACGAGCTCAACCAGACGCTGTTTGAGCAAAAAGTCATTTCGCGCCAGGAGTTCACCCAAAGTCAGAACAACTACCGCTACCAGCAGCGCCGCCAGCAGCTCACCCGCCAAGCCCTGCGCCAGGATTCGCTGACGATGGGCCAGCAGATCGGGCAGATGCAGCAGTCGGTGGGGCGCATGCAAAGCAACCTGGCCCTGATGCGCCGCAAGCTCGACGATTTGACCATCAAGGCCCCGGCGGCCGGGCGCGTGACCTCGCTCAACGCCGAAATCGGGGAGCTCAAAACCCGTGGGCAGCGCATCGGCCAGCTCGACATGCTCACCGGCCTGAAGGTGCGCGCCCTGCTCGACCAGTACTACATTGCCCGGATTTTTCCCGGCCAGGCGGCGGAAATGACGTTCAATGGGCGGCGCTACGAGCTGCGCGTGACCAAGATCTTTCCGCAGGTAACCCGGGGCCTGCAAGTCGATTTGGAGTTTAGCGGCTCCCCGCCCACGGCTATCCGCCAGGGGCAGTCCTTGCCGGTGCGCCTGGCCCTGAGCGACCAGACCCAGGCCCTGCGCGTGCCCCGGGGCGGCTTCAACCAGAAAACCGGCGGCAATTGGATTTTCAAGCTCAGTGAGGATGGCACCCGGGCCTACCGGGCCGACATTCGCCTGGGCCGCCAGAACCCCGACTACTTCGAAGTGCTCAGCGGCCTGCGGCCCGGCGACCGGGTCATTACTTCCAGCTACGAAGGCTTCGACACGATGGGCGAGCTGCAGCTCCATCCCACGCCGACCCACTAAGCCAGCCGCCATTTCTGCCAACCCCGACCCGCGGAGTGTCGCCGGTTGCCGCCGGGTTTGGGAGCCCTAAGCCCGGCGGCCCGCGCCCCGCAAACCAATGGTGAGTGAACGGAGCCCGAGCCCGCCGCCGCGCTGCAACGCGGCAGCGGGCTGAGTGGGCGGCACTCCGCAGGCCGGGTTTTTTCTGCTTTTTCTTTCCCCGACATTCCCCGCACCCTTTCCCTACCACGATGATTCAGATTGAACACCTCGAGAAGATTTACCGCACCGCGGAGGTGCAAACCAAGGCCCTCAACGACGTGTCTTTGGTCGTGCGGGAAGGCGAGTTTGTGGCCATAATGGGGCCCTCGGGCTGCGGCAAGTCGACGCTGCTCAACATCCTGGGCTTGCTCGACGAGCCCGACGGCGGCTCCTTCGCCTTTGCCGGGGTGGAGGTGGCCCGCCTGCCGGAGCGGCGCCGCGCGACCCTGCGCAAGGAGCACATCGGGTTCGTGTTTCAGAGCTTCAACCTGATTGAGGAGCTTACCGTGTACGAAAACGTGGAATTGCCCCTGATTTACCTGGGCGTGGGCGCCGCCGAGCGGAGGCAGCGCGTGGAGCAGGTGCTGGAAAAAATGCAGATCATGCACCGCCGTAACCACTTCCCGCAGCAGCTTTCGGGCGGGCAGCAGCAGCGCGTGGCCGTGGCCCGGGCCGTGGTCAACTCGCCCCGCCTCATCCTGGCCGACGAACCCACCGGCAACCTCGATTCCCGCAACGGCAACGAGGTGATGGAACTGCTCACGGAGCTCAACGAAGCCGGCACTACCATCATCATGGTCACCCACTCCGAGCACGATGCCCGCTATGCCCACCGCGTGATTCGCCTGCTCGACGGGCAGGTGGTGCTGGAGCACGCCCGGGCGTAGCGCCGCAGTTCTCGTGCCTTGGCTTTTTCTGAGGCACTCATCCCTACTTCGCCGAACCCATGATTCAGCATTCCCTCCTTCTAATTTACCGGAACTTCAAGCGGTTCAAAACAACCTTTTTCATCAACTTGGTGGGCTTGTCAGTGGGCTTGGCGGGGGTACTTACCATTTACTTATGGGTGTACGATGAATGGAGCTTCGACCGGTACCACGCCACTACCGGGCGGCTGTTTCAGGTGCTGGAAAACCAGCGCACGGCCGAGGGCATCAACACCAGTGGCACGGCACCGCTGCTGGCCGAGGCGCTGGTCGAGGAGATGCCCGAAATCCAGTACGCGGCCGTGGCCACCCCGCCCAATTTCTTTCCTGGGTTCACGCTGGTGGCAAAGGGAAAAACCGTGCGGGCCGAAGCAAAATTTGCCGGCAAAGACTTCTTTCGCATCTTTTCCTACAACCTGCAACAAGGTGACGCCAGCCAGGTGCTGGCCAACAACACCGCCGCTGTGCTCTCGCAGGACATGGCCGTGGCCCTGTTCGGCACGGCGGCCAATGCCGTGGGCAAAACGGTAGAATGGCAACTGGCTGACCTCAAGCAAACCGTCGTCGTAACGGGCGTGTTCGGGCCCATTCCGGCCAATTCTACCGACCGGTTTGACGTGGTGCTCAGCTTCGATGCCTTCAAGGGCATCATGAAAATGGGGGAGTCGATCAACTGGGCCCAGGATGGGCCTTTCAACACCTTCGTGGTGCTGCACGAGGGCGCCGATGAAGCGCAGTTTCGAACCAAGATGTCGGGCCTGCTTCAGCGCAAGCTGACCACGAATAAGGAACGCGCTCTGCTCGTGCAGCACTATGCCGACAACTACCTCCACGGCGAGTACAGCAACGGCGTGCCGTCGGGCGGGCGGATTGAGTACGTGAAGCTGTTTTCGGCCATTGCGGTGTTTATTCTGGTCATTGCCTGCATCAATTTCATGAACCTGGCCACGGCCAAGGCCTCGCGCCGGCTGAAGGAAATCGGGGTGAAGAAAACGCTGGGCGCGGGCCGCTTTTCGCTGGCTGCGCACTTTCTGGCTGAATCGGTGCTCATGAGCATCATTGCGCTATTGATTGCGCTGGTTTTAGTCGAGTTGTTGTTGCCGCAGTTCAACGACATCACCGGCAAGCAACTGGCGCTGGCCTTCAAGCCGCACTTGGTTTTTTCGGCGCTCGGGATTACGCTGATTACGGGGCTGCTGGCGGGTAGCTACCCAGCTATTTACCTGTCGGGGCTGCGGCCGGTGGAGGTGCTCAAGGGGCAGCTCGCCGGTTCGGTGGCCGACCTGTGGACGCGCAAAGGGCTAGTGGTTTTCCAGTTCATGCTCTCCGTGCTGTTCATCGTCTGCGTGTGGGTCATTCAGCGGCAGCTTGCCTTCGTCGAAAGCAAAGACCTGGGGTACGACCGCACCGGCGTCGTCGCCTTCGAAGCGGGAGTCAAAGCGGCCCAACAGCCTGAAGCTTTTCTAGCCGAGCTAAAGCGGCTGCCGGGCGTGGTAAACGCCTCCGGCATGTTGGGCTCGTTTATAGACACGAACGACGGCGCGGGAATCCCAATAGAGTGGCAAGGCCGGAAGATTCTCGTTCACCACATGGGCGTAAGCTTCGACCTGCTCGAAACGCTGGGCATTGAGTTGAAAGACGGCCGCAGCTTTTCGCCGCAATTCCGCACCGACAGCGTTCAGATTATCGTGAACGAGGCCTTGGTAGCCAGCCTGGGCCTGCAAAACCCGGTGGGGCAGATGCTGGACGAGCGGCGGATTGTGGGCGTCGTCAGGGACTTTCACTTCCAGTCGTTGCACGAGAAAGTGAAGCCCCTCATTTTTCGGTTGGAGCCCACGGCGACTACTACCATCCTTGTTCGGCTGGCCCCGGGCCGGGAGCAGGAAACCATAGCCCAGCTCCGGCAGCTCTACGCCGCGTTTAACCCGGGGCAGACGCTTACTTACCACTTTCTCGACGGGGATTACCAGGTCCAGTACGCTGCCGAGCGGCGCGTTGGGGTGCTGGCCAGCTACTTTGCCGGCCTAGCCATCCTGATTTCCTGTTTGGGCTTGTTTGGGCTCACTGCCTTTACGGCCGAAAAGCGCCGCAAGGAAATCGGCATCCGCAAGGTGCTCGGGGCCAGCGAGCTGAGTATTGTCTACCTCCTCTCCCGCGACCTTACCAAGCTGGTAGGAGTGGGCATTCTGCTGGCGTTGCCGCTCAGCTACCTGGTGGTGAAGCAGTGGCTCGATGACTTTGAATACCGCATCACGCTGCAGGCCTGGTACTTTCTGGGCGCAGGCCTGCTGGCCGTCACCGTGGCCTGGCTTACCATTAGTACCCAGGCTCTGCAAGCGGCCCGGCTCAACCCCACGCAGAGCCTGCGCGACGAATAGTCGCCGGCTGCTTTTTCCTCCTATTCGTCCACCACTACCCAACTGGTACGACCATGTTTAAAAACTACCTGCTTGTGGCCTACCGCAACCTGGTGCGCCACAAGGGCTTTTCCTTTCTCAACATTGCCGGCCTGGCCCTGGGCCTGACGGCCTGCCTGCTCATCGGCCTCTTCGTGCACGACGAGCTGCAATTCGACCGGTTCGTGCCGGCCGCCGACCGGATTTACCGCGTCTACACTCAGCAAACCAAAACCGAAACGCCCGAAATCTTCAGCTCGGTGTCGCCCATGTTTGCCACCTCCCTCAAGCAGGAGTTTCCGGAGGTCGAGCAAACGATGCGCATTCTGATGACCGGCTCCAGCCTGAATCTGCTGGAAGTAGGCGAGAAGAAAATCTACGTCGAGGACGGCATAATTGCGGACTCCACCTTTTTCAGCATTTTTCAGCTGCCCTTTAAGTACGGCTCGGCCGCCGGCGCCCTGGACGGCACCACGTCGGTGGTGCTGGCCGAGGACGTGGCCCGCACCTTTTTCGGGGACGTAAACCCCGTCGGCCAGGAGCTGAAGATCAATAAGTCGACCCTGGTGGTGAAGGGCGTGCTGCAAAACGGCCTCGACAAGTTTCACCGCAAAGTCAACTACATTCTCCCGATGGCCGCGGCGCAGCTGCCCAAGCCGCGCATGAGCAATTGGGGCTGGCAGCAGTTTTACACCTACGTCAAGCTCCGGCCCGGCGCCGACGCCCGCCAAACCCAGGCCAAGCTGCAGCGCTACCTCGTGGAGAAAGTGCAGCCCACGCTGAGCGAGAAGGACAAGCTCACTGCAGTGCCGTATCTGCAGCCTCTGCGCGAGGTGCACCTGTACTCGGCCAGCTTCAAGTACGACTCGGCCATCAAGGGCAACATCACCTACGTGAAGGCCCTGGCGCTTATTGCGGGCTTTATTCTGTTGATTGCGGGCTTCAACTTCGTGAACCTGGCCACGGCCAAATCCATGCAGCGGGCCAAGGAAGTGGGCATCCGCAAAACCATCGGGGCCAGCCAGCAGCAGCTGATGCTGCAGTTCCTGAGCGAAACGGTGCTGCTCACCCTGGCCAGCGTGGTGCTGGCCGCCGTGCTGACCTCCCTGCTGCTGCCCTCGCTCAACGCTTTTACCGGCAAGACCATGACCTTTGACGTGCTTCGCAATCCGGCCCTGCTCGGCGGGCTGGCCCTGCTCACGGTGGTAGTGGGCCTGGTGGCGGGCTTTTACCCGGCCCTGGTGCTGTCGAGCTTTCAGCCGGTGAAAGTGCTGAAAAGCGCGGTGGTTACCGACGGTATCTTCGGCCGGGTGCAGTGGCTGCGGCACGGCCTGATAGTGGTGCAGTTTGCCCTGTCGGTCTTCCTGATTGTGTGCGCCCTGGTCGTGTTCCGGCAGGTGTCGTATCTGCACAACAAGGATTTGGGCTTCAACCGGGAGCAAATCATGTTTTTCCCCATGCGGGGCGAGAACATGACCAAGCACTACGAAACCTTCAAGCACGAGCTCCAGCAGGTGCCCGGGGTGGCGGCCGTCAGCATCGGCTACGGCTTCCCCGGCGACCAGGTGGCCGGCGACGGGCTGCAGGTGCCCACCAACGGCGAAATGAAAGAGCACTCCGTTACCCAGCTGATGGTGGACTACGACTACATCAAGACCCTGGGGTTGCAGCTAGTGGCCGGCCGCGACTTTTCCCGGGCGCTGAGTACCGACCAGGACCACGGCTTTATCCTGAACGAAACGGCCGTGCGCGAATTTGGCTTCGGCAGCCCCCAGCAGGCCCTGGGCCAGAAGGTGCAGTGGCCCGTATGGAACGAGAAAAACCCCGATTCGCTCAAAGTAGGCCAGATTATCGGCGTGGTCAAGGACTTTCATTACAAGAGCCTCTACGACCGGTTGGAGCCGGCCGTGCTGCAGATTTTTCCGCCGGCTTACTGGAAAGTGGCCGTCAAGCTCAAGGCCGACAACCTGGGCAGCTCCCTGGAGGGCGTCAAGCAGGTGTGGGCCAAATTTAGCCCCGAGACGCCCATCGAGTACCGCTTCCTGGACGACAACTTCGCCCAATTGTACCAGGCCGAAGACAAGCTGCAGACCCTGCTCTTCTCCTTTACTGGCGTGGCCATCTTCGTGGGCTGCCTCGGGCTGTTTGGGCTGGCCACCTACGCGGCCGAGCGGCGCAAAAAGGAAATCGGCATCCGCAAAGTCCTCGGCGCCGACGTGCTGACCATCGTGGGGCTGCTCTCCCGGGAGTTTCTGCTGCTGGTCGGGGTGGCGGCCGTTATTGCCTTCCCGCTGGCCTGGCTGGCTTTGAGCCGCTGGCTGCAGGACTTTGCCTACCGCATCAGTATTCCCTGGTGGGCCTTCGGGGCGGCGGGGCTGCTGGCCGCCGCCGTGGCCTTTCTCACCGTGAGCTACCAGGCCCTGAAGGCCGCTACTACCAATCCCATCCGCAACCTGCGCGCCGACTAAGGCCCGGCGCCACCACCCACCAAGCCCCGACTTCGGCAACGAAGTCGGGGCTTTATGCTTACGGGCTCGGCCAGAGCCGGATAAGGGCAGTGCAGGAAGTGGAGGCGCCGCCGAAAGTCGAATTCCCGTAGCGTTAGTTGCGGAATAAATGTATTATTAAAGTTCGGTTCCCGAATTCGCCGGTATTGCTTACACCCCCGCCGGCCCTTTCGCTTCGGTGTACCTCCGCCTCCCCTAATATGAAGCACTTGCTACTCCGTTTTCAATTTGTGGTAACGGCCCTGGGCCTGGCGGCGCTGGTGGCGCCCCCGGCCCAGGCCCAAACGTCGGAGCGGCGCACCGGGCTGGGCCTGGTGGCCAACGGCCTGCAGTACCAGGGCGACTTTGGCTCCGACTACTGGAAGCTCGACAATACGCAGCTCGCGCCTGGCCTGGTCATCAATCAGTATCTGGGCAAAGGCCTGGATTTAAGCACCCAGGTGTTGTACGGGGAGCTGACTGGCCGCCGAAGCGAGAATACCCACTTCAAAACCACGCTAATTAACGTGAATCTGGGCTTCAAGCTCAAGCTCAACAACGGCTGGGCCCTGAAGGAAAATAGCTTGATTCAGCCCTACCTGCTGGCCGCCCCGGGCTGGACCTACGCTAGCCGAACCGGGCAGTTCGGCGGGGCCCGCATCGACCTCGATAAAGGCTACGTCGACCTGTTTGCCGCCGCCGGTATCAGTTTGCGCCTGGGGGCCGGGGTAAGCGTATTTGTGCAAAGTGGCCAGCACCTGCCGATGTACGCCAACCTCGACGGCACCGTGGAAGCAGGTACGCCCCGCTGGGCCGACCGGTTCTTGCAGCACAGCGTCGGGCTGACGTTTAACCTGGGTCAGGCCCTGGATATGGACGAAGACGGCGTGTCGGACCGCCTCGACAAGTGCGCCAATACCCCGGCTGGCGTGTTGGTGGATGACAATGGCTGCCCGCTCGACGGCGACGCCGACGGTGTGCCCGACTACCTCGACGCCTGCGCCACCGAGGCCGGCGTGGCCGAGCTGCGCGGCTGCCCCGATAAAGACAACGACGGCGTGACCGACTCGGAAGATAACTGCCCCGACATTGCCGGCAGCATCGACCGGCAGGGCTGCCCCGATGCCGACAGCGACGGTATCATTGACCCCGACGACAAGTGCCCCGACACGCCCGCCGGTGCTACCGTGGATGCTTCGGGCTGCCCCGTAGCCGACACCACCGACAGCACCGCCGTAGCTCCAGCGGCTCCGGTTCCCGCCCCGGCCAGCACCGATACCGACGGCGACGGAGTGCTCAACGCCGCGGACCGCTGCCCCAACAGCGCCGGACCCGCCAGCAACGGCGGGTGCCCCGAAATCAGGGCCGAAGTGCGCCGCAGCCTGCAGGCCGCCACCCGCTCCATCCGCTTCGAAACCAACAAGGCCGTGCTGCTGCCGTCCTCGTACCCCACGCTCGATGCCTTGGTACCCGTGCTGAGCGACTACCCCGACTATTCCCTCAGCATTGCCGGCCACACCGATAACAAGGGGCCGGCTGCCTTCAACCTGGCGCTTTCCCGGGAGCGGGCCGCCGCCGCCCGGCGCTACCTGGTGGAAAAGGGCGTGGCCGAAAACCGCATCGAGATGCGTGGCTACGGCCCGCGTTACCCCATTGTAAGCAACGCCACCGACGCCGGCCGGGCCCGCAACCGCCGCGTGGAGTTCGACTTGTTTGTCAGCTCGGGCAAGAATGCGGCCCAGGCCAAATACGGTGCCCAACCAACCAGCACGCCCGCCAAAGCCGGCAAGGCCCGCTCCGTCCGCAAAAAGGCCCTCCGCAAAGCGCCGACAACCAAAACCGGCACCCGCAAGGCCGTAAGGCCGGGTACTACGGTCCGGAAGCCGGTTGCTCCCAGAGCTAAGCGCTAGTCAGCACCGGCACGCCGGTACAAACGTCAAAAGCCTTGGTGTAACCATCAGGGCTTTTGACGTTTGGCTTGAGAGCAGCGGTGGCAACCAAACTGCTGCCATACTTTGGGGAAAGCTTTGCTTACAGTATTTGGCAGAATTACCTTCATCAAGCCCACCTGCAAGGGTGCCGTTTGTTTAACCCCGTAAGCTGCTGGCTTAGTAGCCGGTGCAAAAGCAGTCTGTTCCATTATTTTTTGTCAACCAAAAGCTCCCGTGTGCGTTGAGCTTTTGGTTGAGTTATACATAGCTTCAGCACGGTTTACTCTAGCCTATCTATTTTTCTGTAACTGCTACGTGATAGGTCAATTTATACGTGACTTCTGGCACTATCTGCGCCATGGTGACCCGCTTTCTGCGCCTTTTCCAGCTGATCCACAGGATTGGAAGTTGTTCTTAATTCGGGCGCAACGGGCCCGGCACCGCCGCAAGCGGCCGGGGCTCAAGAGAAGCAAGAAAATAGCCGCCCTACTTTCACCTAATGAGTCGCCACTGCCGGAGTAGTGGCGCCGCCCCGCGGCAAGCCTGGCTTTTCTGCCGTCTGCTTTGAAGGCAGTACCAAGCACGAGCTATTTGCTACTGTAGCGCATTTCTACGGGGTTGGCCCATCACCAATGACCTCGGAAGCGTAGCAGGTTGCTCAGCTGCGGCAATACAGCAACCCTTGGCAGAGCGGGTAGTCCGGGCAGTGGAATGGAGAAGCTCTGCGGGGGCTTAATGCTGCCCCTTTCGGTTTAACCGGGCGTACCTTTGCGTATGACCTCCGCTAATTCTGCTCACTTTCACGCGCCCGCCGGCCACATTATTGGCCGGCACGACGGGGCCGTGCTGCGCGCTACCGGTATCCGCTACGCCCGGGCCGTCCGGTTTCAGGCCCCGGTAGCCGAACCACCCGCTACGGCCCCAATCCTGGCTACGGCCCCGGCTCCGGCCTGCCCGCAGGTAGCCGATTCCTTGCTGGCCCCCGCCCTGGGAAGCTTGTTTGCGGGCATCAGCTACGACGAGGACTGCCTGCGCCTTTCCGTCACGCGCCCGGCCGACTACCGCCCCGACGAGCAACTGCCGGTCGTGGTGTGGGTGCATGGCGGCTCCTACGTAACCGGGGCCGGCGACCTGCCCGTGTATGATCCGGCCGTTTGGGTGAGCGAGCAGCGCCTTGTGTTTGTGGCCGTGACGTATCGGCTGGGACTATTGGGCTTTCTGGGGCAGCAGGGCGGGGCGCCGCCCAACCTGGGCCTGCTAGACCTGCTCGAAGCCCTGCGCTGGGTGCAGCGCAATAGCCCGGCCTTCGGGGGCAACCCGGACTTGGTTACGCTGTTTGGGCAGTCGGCCGGTGCCGACGCCATTGCCCACCTGATGGTGGCCGAAGGCGCCCAGGGCCTGTTCAGGCGCGTGATTATGCACAGCGCCCCGCTGGGGTTGTCGCGCAACCGGCAGGCAATGAGCCGGGCCATGGCCCAGGCCGCGGGCAGCTTTGAGCCCACGGCCACTATCGATGAGGTGCTGGCCCGCGAAAGTACCGTAACGCAAGCTGCTCGGCGGTTTGGCCTGAAAAGCGGCATGCCCTTCGGCACGCAGTATGGTGCCCATCCGCTGCCTGAGGAGGGTCATGTGGACAAGGCCTGGCAAGCCGCCGCGCCCGGAGTGGATGTACTGATTGGAGCTACGGCCGAAGAAACCCGGTTTTTTGCGGTGCTCGACCCTAAGTACCGCCGTCTGCTGAGCCTGCCGCTGCTGGGGCGGCTGTTGGCGCGGCCCTTGGTGGCCATCAGTTCCCGGCTGGTGTATCTGCGGGCTACCAAAGCTTTTGCGCGCCGCCACGCCCGGGCTGGGGGCCGGGCCTACCACTTTCTGGTCTTGTTTCGGCCACCCGGTAGTGCATTTGGCGCGGCCCACACCATCGATTTGCCCTTGTTACTGGGCTCCCAGGCCAGCTGGTCGTTTGCGCCCATCCTGGGCCGGGCCACCTGGGAACAGGTGCAAGAAGCCGGCCGGCCGGTGCGGCAGCTCTGGGCCGACTTTGCCCGCAGCGGGGTGTTGCCGCCCCAAGTGGATATTGCCGGCGTGCTACGGGTGCGGCAGCAGTAGGGCTGGGGGTAATGCGGGGTTCCCGGGCAAAAACAAAAAGGCCTCTAGCGTGCTGCTAGAGGCCTTTTCTGTGGTCGTATAAGGACTCCGTACTTGTAGCATACTTGCGTACGGTTGCGCATTATTTCCAGCGTAAAGGCCGTTTAAAGGCTGCGGGGGTTGTTTGCTAGTTGCACGTTTTTGTACTGGTTTGAGGGTAATGTTTTACCTGTTGTTTTACCTTTCACGGCTTGGATGTACCTTCGTAGGGTAACAACGTCCCTAACCACATGGCAAGTGTAAAGGTACTCCTGATGGAGGAGAAGATAAATAAGGCCGGTGAGGCACCCGTGTACCTGCGCATTATTAAGGACAGGAAGCCGAAGTACATCTCCATTGGTCTACGGGTGAAGCCGCAAGATTGGAACAGCGACTTAGGGCGTGTGAAAAAGTCGCACCCTAAAATGGCACACACAAACGCTTACCTATCTGCTAAGCTCGCCGAAGCAGATGCAACAGCGTTGGATATGCAGCGGGAGTCGAAGTTCGTTTCGCCCGTCCAAATCAAGAACACCATCATGGGGCAGTCGTCGGAGAGCTTCCTCAAGTATTTCGAAAAGCACCTGCACACGCTGGAGAAAACTGGTAAGATTAGCTCACTGACCAAAGCTGCAGCTGTGTTCTCCAAACTCAAGGTTTTCTTGGGGACAAGCGACTTGCTCTTCGACGAGGTCACGGTCAGCTTCCTGAAGCAGTATGAGGACTACTTACACGACGAGCTGGGAAACTCGGTCAATACCATTCACTCCAACCTCAAGATCTTTCGTAAGCTCATCAACGACGCTATCCGGGAGGACTTGTTTTCCGTTGCCCGTGACCCGTTTCGGAAGTTCAAGCTCAAGTTGGAGAAGACGACTAAATCATACCTCTCAGAAGACGAGCTAGAGGCGTTGTGGACCTTGCCGTTGAAGGAGGGCCTTAAGCTTTGGCACCATCGGAACCTGTTCGTCTTCGCTGCTTACGCGGGTGGCCTGCGGATCTCCGACCTGCTCCAGCTCAGGTGGAGCAACTTCTCGGGTACCCACATCCGTATCACGATGCAGAAGACGAACGATGCTGTATCGGTCAAGGTGCCGAACAGGGCGCTGGAGATACTGCAGCTCTACCGTCACGATGGGGGTAAGCCATCTGACTACATCTTCCCTTTTCTTCATACGTATGTCGACTACACTGACCCCAGGGCGCTGCACAGAGTCATCTCGTCGGCAACCGCTTATGCCAACAAGAACCTGAAGATCATCGCTGAGCGGGCGGGAATCGAGAAGCACATCAGTTTTCACAGTTCGCGGCACACTTTCGCAACGAGAGCCCTGACGAAGGGGGTAGCAATTGAGTTGGTGTCCAAGCTGATGGGTCACCACTCTATCAACACGACACAGATTTACGCGAAAATCGTCAACGAGAAGCTCGACCAGGCGATGGACGCATTCAACTGATATTCATGAAGGAACCAAAGTCGGCTTTATTGTACTTCATGCGGCTAATAGAACGGGGAAAGCTCATCCAGCGACGCAATGCGTTTCACCACGAGTACACCCGCATGACAACATCCACACCGCGTATAGGGGAGGAGTGGAGCGAGGTCGAGTACGATGCCGAAGCAGAAACGCTTAGTTACAAACAGTCGGTTCTGTTTGAGCCCTCTGTTTCAATAACCCGCGACTTTGGGAAAGAGGTGTGTGCTCAGATACCAGAGAAGACCGAAAAGAGTATAGTTCGCATTTACAAGCAGGTGACTTCGGGGTCTCAGGCTGAGAGAACGGCCGCCTTCAAGCAGCTGATGCGGGACGTGGAGGGACTGA from Hymenobacter chitinivorans DSM 11115 includes these protein-coding regions:
- a CDS encoding site-specific integrase, whose product is MASVKVLLMEEKINKAGEAPVYLRIIKDRKPKYISIGLRVKPQDWNSDLGRVKKSHPKMAHTNAYLSAKLAEADATALDMQRESKFVSPVQIKNTIMGQSSESFLKYFEKHLHTLEKTGKISSLTKAAAVFSKLKVFLGTSDLLFDEVTVSFLKQYEDYLHDELGNSVNTIHSNLKIFRKLINDAIREDLFSVARDPFRKFKLKLEKTTKSYLSEDELEALWTLPLKEGLKLWHHRNLFVFAAYAGGLRISDLLQLRWSNFSGTHIRITMQKTNDAVSVKVPNRALEILQLYRHDGGKPSDYIFPFLHTYVDYTDPRALHRVISSATAYANKNLKIIAERAGIEKHISFHSSRHTFATRALTKGVAIELVSKLMGHHSINTTQIYAKIVNEKLDQAMDAFN
- a CDS encoding carboxylesterase family protein, which codes for MTSANSAHFHAPAGHIIGRHDGAVLRATGIRYARAVRFQAPVAEPPATAPILATAPAPACPQVADSLLAPALGSLFAGISYDEDCLRLSVTRPADYRPDEQLPVVVWVHGGSYVTGAGDLPVYDPAVWVSEQRLVFVAVTYRLGLLGFLGQQGGAPPNLGLLDLLEALRWVQRNSPAFGGNPDLVTLFGQSAGADAIAHLMVAEGAQGLFRRVIMHSAPLGLSRNRQAMSRAMAQAAGSFEPTATIDEVLARESTVTQAARRFGLKSGMPFGTQYGAHPLPEEGHVDKAWQAAAPGVDVLIGATAEETRFFAVLDPKYRRLLSLPLLGRLLARPLVAISSRLVYLRATKAFARRHARAGGRAYHFLVLFRPPGSAFGAAHTIDLPLLLGSQASWSFAPILGRATWEQVQEAGRPVRQLWADFARSGVLPPQVDIAGVLRVRQQ